A genomic region of Enterobacter hormaechei ATCC 49162 contains the following coding sequences:
- the rpiA gene encoding ribose-5-phosphate isomerase RpiA, protein MTQDELKKAVGWAALQYVQPGTIVGVGTGSTAAHFIDALGTMKGQIEGAVSSSDASTEKLKSLGITVFDLNEVDRLGIYVDGADEINGHMQMIKGGGAALTREKIIASVADKFICIADASKQVEILGNFPLPVEVIPMARSAVARQLVKLGGRPEYRQGVVTDNGNVILDVHGLEILDAVALENAINGIPGVVTVGLFANRGADVALIGTADGVKTIVK, encoded by the coding sequence ATGACGCAGGATGAACTGAAAAAAGCAGTAGGATGGGCCGCTCTCCAGTACGTACAGCCAGGTACCATTGTCGGTGTTGGTACGGGGTCGACGGCGGCGCACTTTATCGATGCGCTGGGCACGATGAAGGGGCAGATCGAGGGCGCGGTTTCCAGCTCCGATGCTTCCACGGAAAAGCTGAAAAGCCTTGGCATTACCGTTTTCGACCTTAACGAAGTGGACCGTCTGGGCATTTACGTTGATGGTGCGGATGAAATCAACGGCCACATGCAGATGATCAAAGGCGGCGGCGCGGCGCTGACCCGTGAAAAAATTATCGCTTCCGTCGCGGACAAGTTCATCTGCATCGCGGACGCCTCCAAGCAGGTTGAGATTCTGGGTAATTTCCCGCTGCCGGTCGAAGTGATCCCGATGGCGCGCAGCGCGGTGGCTCGACAGCTGGTTAAGCTGGGTGGCCGTCCGGAATACCGTCAGGGTGTGGTGACCGATAATGGCAACGTGATCCTCGACGTTCACGGCCTTGAGATCCTCGATGCAGTCGCGCTGGAAAATGCGATCAATGGTATTCCAGGCGTCGTTACCGTAGGGTTATTTGCCAACCGTGGCGCGGACGTGGCGCTGATCGGTACGGCTGACGGTGTGAAAACCATCGTAAAATGA